The following coding sequences are from one Elusimicrobium minutum Pei191 window:
- the pdxA gene encoding 4-hydroxythreonine-4-phosphate dehydrogenase PdxA — MKPLIAITTGDPMGIGPEIVVKALQDKRVTDACTPVVIGDKKALIKNGLQEGAFSVVDTAAILTKPLPETPGPTVYGGLTSFNAVTMASRITSKGEVKAMVTAPISKESWNMAGVKYTGHTDFLKEFSRIDHVLMMFTTNKLTVGLVSEHAAIKDLSKEITSKKIIHAAQLLNNFLISNSVKKPRIGVSAVNPHAGDGGKLGMEEKEIIAPALSVLKKENFNILGPMPVDALWTKYTKGAYDGILCMYHDQALLGLKLCAQEPIVHLTYGLPFIRTSPTHGTAFDIAGKNEADPSSMISAILYAVSHIK; from the coding sequence ATGAAACCATTAATAGCTATAACAACAGGCGATCCTATGGGTATAGGTCCGGAAATTGTAGTAAAAGCACTGCAAGACAAAAGAGTAACCGACGCCTGCACCCCCGTAGTAATAGGAGATAAAAAAGCCCTTATTAAAAACGGGTTACAAGAGGGGGCTTTTTCCGTAGTTGACACGGCGGCTATACTTACAAAGCCGCTGCCTGAAACGCCGGGCCCTACAGTTTACGGAGGGCTTACTTCTTTTAACGCGGTAACAATGGCGTCAAGAATTACCTCAAAAGGCGAAGTAAAAGCAATGGTAACCGCGCCCATATCAAAAGAAAGCTGGAACATGGCGGGCGTTAAATATACGGGGCATACTGATTTTTTAAAAGAGTTCTCCCGCATTGACCATGTTTTAATGATGTTTACAACAAACAAACTTACCGTGGGGCTGGTTTCCGAACACGCGGCTATAAAAGATTTATCTAAAGAAATAACTTCTAAGAAAATTATTCACGCCGCGCAGCTTTTAAATAATTTTTTAATTAGCAACAGCGTAAAAAAACCAAGGATAGGCGTTTCCGCCGTTAATCCACACGCAGGGGATGGCGGCAAACTGGGAATGGAAGAAAAAGAAATAATAGCGCCCGCTTTAAGCGTTTTAAAAAAAGAAAATTTTAATATCTTAGGCCCCATGCCTGTCGACGCGCTTTGGACAAAATATACAAAAGGAGCTTATGACGGAATTTTGTGTATGTATCACGACCAGGCTCTTTTAGGCCTTAAACTTTGCGCGCAAGAGCCTATTGTACACCTTACTTACGGGCTTCCTTTTATAAGAACAAGCCCCACTCACGGCACAGCCTTTGACATAGCCGGCAAAAACGAGGCTGACCCAAGCAGCATGATATCGGCAATTTTATACGCTGTTTCACATATTAAATAA
- the rplA gene encoding 50S ribosomal protein L1 gives MAKRIDAARKNIDVKKLYSVSEAAALVKENAKAKFDETVELHIALGIDTRKADQQVRSTVVLPNGTGKTKKIAVVAKGEKAKEAQEAGADLVGGDDIIEDVMKGVINFDVLLATPDTMKDLSKAAKVLGPRGLMPNPKSGTVTFDLAKAISELKAGRIEFKADAYGIVHTIVGKASFDADKLAQNAKAIIDTILRIKPTTAKGQYVKSISLSSTMGPGVRVDGNKI, from the coding sequence ATGGCAAAAAGAATTGACGCGGCCAGAAAAAATATTGACGTTAAGAAACTTTATTCAGTTTCTGAAGCGGCCGCATTAGTAAAAGAAAACGCTAAAGCAAAGTTTGACGAAACGGTTGAACTTCACATTGCGTTGGGTATTGACACAAGAAAAGCGGACCAGCAGGTAAGAAGCACGGTAGTGCTTCCCAATGGCACCGGTAAAACCAAAAAAATAGCCGTAGTAGCTAAAGGCGAAAAAGCGAAAGAAGCGCAGGAAGCAGGCGCTGATCTCGTAGGCGGAGACGATATTATTGAAGACGTTATGAAAGGCGTTATCAATTTTGACGTTTTATTAGCCACGCCTGATACAATGAAAGACTTATCCAAAGCGGCAAAAGTTTTAGGCCCCCGCGGTTTAATGCCTAACCCGAAAAGCGGAACGGTTACATTTGATCTTGCAAAAGCTATTTCAGAATTGAAAGCGGGCAGAATCGAATTTAAAGCCGACGCTTACGGTATTGTTCATACAATAGTAGGTAAAGCTTCTTTTGACGCTGATAAATTAGCGCAAAACGCTAAAGCTATTATTGATACAATTCTTAGAATTAAACCCACCACCGCTAAAGGCCAGTATGTTAAGAGCATCAGCTTAAGCTCAACAATGGGTCCCGGTGTAAGAGTGGACGGAAACAAAATTTAA
- a CDS encoding electron transfer flavoprotein subunit beta/FixA family protein, translating into MNIVVCIKQVPDSTQVKVDPKTGTLIRAGVPSILNPYDHYALERALEIKAKTGAKITVLSMGPAQAIAVIRLALALGADRGILLSDRAFAGSDTWATSYALAQAIKKIGPADLIICGQMAIDGDTAQTGPGIAYHLDIPQITFCTEVDSDGTKVLVKKLIDGGHQMMEASLPALITTTMPHDYKAKYPSFLAAFHAQDKQTETWTAADVNADLAKLGLEGSPTRVGRIFPPPAREKGEIYSGSPAELATKIVEILKKENLIK; encoded by the coding sequence ATGAACATAGTTGTATGTATAAAACAAGTGCCGGACTCAACCCAGGTAAAAGTTGATCCTAAAACAGGCACATTAATACGCGCTGGCGTGCCCAGCATTCTTAACCCTTACGACCACTACGCTCTTGAAAGAGCTTTGGAAATTAAGGCCAAAACAGGCGCTAAAATAACTGTTTTATCCATGGGGCCCGCGCAGGCTATAGCCGTTATACGTTTAGCGTTAGCTTTAGGCGCTGACAGAGGCATTTTACTTTCTGACAGGGCTTTCGCCGGGTCGGACACATGGGCAACTTCTTACGCTTTGGCCCAGGCAATTAAAAAAATCGGCCCTGCGGATTTAATCATCTGCGGGCAGATGGCTATTGACGGCGACACAGCCCAAACTGGCCCAGGTATCGCCTATCACTTAGATATTCCCCAAATAACATTTTGCACGGAAGTCGACAGCGACGGCACAAAAGTTTTAGTTAAAAAACTTATTGACGGCGGACATCAAATGATGGAAGCCTCTTTGCCCGCTCTTATTACAACAACAATGCCTCATGATTATAAAGCAAAATATCCGTCTTTCTTAGCGGCTTTCCACGCGCAGGATAAACAAACCGAAACCTGGACAGCGGCTGACGTTAATGCCGATCTGGCCAAACTCGGTTTAGAAGGAAGCCCCACGCGCGTAGGCCGCATATTCCCGCCGCCGGCAAGGGAAAAAGGTGAAATCTATTCCGGTTCGCCCGCTGAGCTTGCCACAAAAATTGTGGAAATTTTAAAGAAGGAGAATTTGATTAAATGA
- the secE gene encoding preprotein translocase subunit SecE: protein MNKIIKFSHEAYAELKKSKWLSRQEVVQSTILVGIVVFLAAIYVFAIDWGLAKAIGALVNRGA, encoded by the coding sequence ATGAATAAAATAATTAAATTTTCCCATGAAGCGTATGCTGAACTTAAAAAATCCAAATGGCTTAGCAGACAGGAAGTTGTACAGTCCACAATCTTAGTAGGGATTGTTGTTTTTCTGGCGGCTATTTATGTTTTTGCTATTGACTGGGGTCTTGCGAAAGCCATCGGCGCTCTTGTTAACAGGGGGGCGTAA
- the nusG gene encoding transcription termination/antitermination protein NusG, which yields MSENKAWYIVHTQTGHEDKVREKILLQVETQNFGDRIFQVLVPTEDVVEVKQNKKVQRKRKFFPSYVLVEMDLTSEAYWFIRNVSGVTGFLGDPNPVPLPEEEIAAILDLTQPGSGKPKHVIEFEAGENVRITEGPFKHFIGVVQEVNNQKTKLKIMVNVFDRSTPVELDFLQVEKIS from the coding sequence ATGTCTGAAAATAAGGCTTGGTACATTGTACATACTCAAACGGGACATGAAGACAAGGTTAGGGAAAAAATCCTTCTTCAGGTCGAAACACAAAATTTTGGCGACAGGATTTTTCAGGTTTTAGTTCCTACGGAAGATGTTGTTGAAGTAAAACAAAACAAAAAAGTGCAAAGGAAAAGAAAGTTTTTCCCCAGCTATGTTTTGGTTGAAATGGATTTAACCAGCGAAGCGTATTGGTTTATACGCAATGTTTCGGGCGTTACCGGCTTTTTGGGCGACCCTAACCCGGTCCCGTTACCGGAAGAAGAAATTGCCGCTATTTTAGATCTTACCCAACCCGGCAGCGGCAAACCCAAACACGTAATTGAATTTGAAGCGGGCGAAAACGTACGCATTACGGAAGGTCCTTTTAAACATTTTATCGGTGTTGTGCAGGAAGTTAATAACCAAAAAACAAAACTTAAAATCATGGTTAACGTTTTTGACCGTTCAACCCCGGTTGAGTTAGACTTCTTGCAAGTTGAAAAAATCAGCTAG
- a CDS encoding peptidylprolyl isomerase, producing MKVNKLILSGILIALTAVCANAVVVDAAVATVNGKPILQSDFDKVAGAFEAQYTAAAPKLMEQPGVKLKLEKEVLDQMINDELLFQAAEKEGVKAREDEIDEAVKQAKDALIPAADEKGKPISEKERTKQFDAALKKEGISQKQFRDKLKKQIMSRKYVETAIVTKVKPVEEADAKALYDQVKAVMKKDSKKTALIKPEEHKKEVEAIAMRLEQLSAPKVRIGHIFLEAPKAAGADKIKEKEALAKEIKKKIDGGMDFSTAVRQFSDDKNSQSTGGDMILIKGAPNTPKEIDTKAFSLDVGKVSDPIKTDFGFHIIKIKEKSAAEEITYEKVAREFGQYIAAQRIQVAINEHIKDLNSKAEIKINKDFSALEKPAANVKEEPAKTEPKKK from the coding sequence ATGAAAGTAAATAAATTAATTTTATCAGGAATACTTATAGCTTTAACAGCGGTATGCGCCAATGCGGTAGTAGTTGACGCCGCCGTTGCAACGGTTAACGGAAAACCGATTTTACAATCTGATTTTGACAAAGTAGCCGGCGCTTTTGAAGCGCAGTATACTGCAGCCGCCCCAAAACTTATGGAGCAGCCCGGCGTAAAATTAAAACTTGAAAAAGAAGTTTTAGACCAAATGATTAATGACGAACTGTTGTTTCAAGCCGCTGAAAAAGAAGGCGTTAAAGCCAGAGAAGACGAAATTGACGAAGCGGTAAAACAAGCCAAGGACGCCTTAATACCCGCTGCTGATGAAAAAGGGAAACCCATCAGTGAAAAAGAAAGAACCAAACAGTTTGACGCCGCTTTAAAAAAAGAAGGCATAAGCCAGAAGCAATTTAGAGATAAACTTAAGAAACAAATTATGTCGCGCAAATATGTTGAAACGGCAATAGTAACAAAAGTTAAGCCCGTTGAAGAAGCGGACGCTAAAGCCCTTTACGACCAGGTTAAAGCCGTTATGAAAAAAGATTCTAAAAAAACAGCCCTTATTAAACCTGAAGAACACAAAAAAGAAGTTGAAGCTATCGCAATGCGTTTAGAACAGCTAAGCGCGCCCAAAGTAAGAATTGGGCATATTTTCTTAGAAGCGCCCAAAGCAGCCGGCGCTGACAAAATAAAAGAAAAAGAGGCATTAGCTAAAGAAATTAAAAAGAAAATTGACGGCGGTATGGATTTTAGCACCGCGGTAAGACAGTTTTCCGACGATAAAAACAGCCAAAGCACCGGCGGCGACATGATTTTAATTAAAGGCGCGCCCAATACGCCTAAAGAAATTGACACAAAAGCTTTTTCTTTAGATGTTGGCAAAGTGTCTGACCCGATAAAAACTGATTTTGGTTTTCATATCATAAAAATAAAAGAAAAGAGCGCAGCTGAAGAAATTACTTACGAAAAAGTCGCAAGAGAATTTGGCCAATATATAGCCGCGCAAAGAATTCAAGTCGCTATAAACGAACATATTAAAGACTTGAATTCAAAAGCGGAAATAAAAATTAATAAAGACTTTAGCGCCCTTGAAAAACCTGCCGCTAACGTTAAAGAAGAACCCGCAAAGACTGAGCCCAAGAAGAAATAA
- a CDS encoding electron transfer flavoprotein subunit alpha/FixB family protein, which translates to MINIGSNCIGCTKCVRICPFGALSMDGKKAVVNSACTLCGACIPECPVKCISMPSQTAVKADITAYKGVWVFMEVIEDKGVCKIRPVGYELLTKGRELANTLGEELCAVVIGSDMQSGFAEISSYGADKIYSVNAPGYKDYNTDAYASAMINLINKYKPSIVLYPSTFIGRDLSPRVAAEIHVGLTADCTGLSVNADRNLVQTRPAFGGNIMADILTPNHRPQMATVRPNVMKKEILKPGFSAAVIEESIAINPKAARVKILNKHIDDVHGMEKLDEAEVIISGGRGVKDSNGFTMLKDLANELGGAVGASRAAVDMGFVPKEKQVGQSGVTVRPKLYVACGISGAVQHIVGMDGSDTIIAVNKDPRAPIFNVCKFGIVGDASQILPKVIEEVKKSK; encoded by the coding sequence ATGATTAACATAGGTTCAAATTGTATAGGTTGTACTAAATGCGTGCGCATATGTCCTTTTGGCGCTTTGAGCATGGATGGCAAAAAAGCGGTAGTAAACTCCGCCTGTACGCTTTGCGGCGCCTGTATACCGGAATGTCCCGTTAAATGTATTTCAATGCCTTCCCAAACAGCGGTCAAGGCCGATATAACGGCTTATAAAGGCGTGTGGGTTTTTATGGAAGTTATTGAAGACAAGGGCGTTTGCAAAATACGCCCTGTAGGTTATGAGCTTTTAACCAAAGGCCGTGAGCTCGCCAACACTTTAGGCGAAGAACTTTGCGCCGTTGTAATAGGCAGCGATATGCAAAGCGGTTTTGCGGAAATATCCTCTTACGGGGCGGATAAAATTTACTCCGTTAACGCGCCCGGATATAAAGATTATAATACGGACGCTTACGCTTCTGCCATGATTAATTTAATTAATAAATATAAACCCAGCATAGTTTTATATCCTTCAACATTTATAGGAAGGGATTTATCGCCTAGAGTAGCGGCGGAAATACATGTAGGCTTAACGGCTGACTGTACAGGCCTTTCCGTTAACGCGGACCGCAACCTTGTTCAAACAAGGCCCGCTTTCGGCGGTAATATTATGGCCGATATTTTAACGCCTAACCACCGCCCGCAAATGGCTACGGTAAGACCTAATGTCATGAAAAAAGAAATTTTAAAACCCGGTTTTTCCGCCGCGGTAATTGAGGAAAGTATCGCTATCAATCCCAAAGCGGCAAGAGTTAAGATTTTAAATAAACATATTGATGACGTTCACGGTATGGAAAAGCTTGACGAAGCCGAAGTTATTATTTCCGGCGGACGCGGCGTAAAAGACAGTAACGGTTTTACTATGCTTAAAGACTTAGCTAATGAACTCGGCGGCGCAGTAGGCGCAAGCCGTGCGGCCGTTGACATGGGCTTCGTTCCCAAAGAAAAACAAGTCGGTCAAAGCGGCGTAACCGTTAGGCCTAAACTTTATGTGGCGTGCGGCATAAGCGGCGCGGTTCAGCATATTGTGGGCATGGACGGGTCAGACACTATTATCGCCGTTAATAAAGACCCCAGGGCGCCTATATTTAACGTTTGCAAGTTTGGTATTGTCGGCGACGCTTCCCAAATACTTCCCAAAGTTATCGAGGAAGTTAAAAAATCAAAATAG
- a CDS encoding ankyrin repeat domain-containing protein, giving the protein MFINLLKNITPVKIRALIGTAWVIPWVYLAVKGNSLVRDGYVLEYIEQGNIKKLYKFLTKKTKNKINKFYYKVVDVHTYERHTLLTAAIKADQIEIVKFLLGFPSIDINKKYVFSESSHNHREYTPLEYATKTHKPKIVQLLKDFSEGRRI; this is encoded by the coding sequence ATGTTTATAAATTTATTAAAAAATATAACTCCCGTAAAAATACGCGCGCTTATAGGCACGGCGTGGGTTATCCCGTGGGTATACCTTGCCGTAAAAGGCAACTCTTTAGTGCGCGACGGTTACGTGCTTGAATATATAGAACAGGGCAATATAAAAAAACTTTATAAGTTTCTTACAAAAAAAACAAAAAATAAAATCAATAAATTTTACTATAAGGTAGTAGACGTTCACACTTATGAGCGGCACACCCTTCTTACCGCCGCCATAAAAGCTGACCAAATTGAAATAGTAAAATTTTTGCTAGGGTTCCCCTCAATAGACATTAACAAAAAATATGTTTTTAGCGAATCATCGCATAACCATAGGGAATATACCCCGTTAGAATATGCGACTAAAACACATAAACCTAAAATAGTTCAATTATTAAAAGATTTTTCCGAAGGAAGAAGAATTTAA
- the rplK gene encoding 50S ribosomal protein L11 — protein sequence MAKEKKIKGYIKLQIPAGAANPAPPVGPALGQHGVNIMEFCKQFNAKTAKAEKGIKIPVVITVYEDRSFSFITKTPPMATLIIKKLGIAKGSGTPHKDKVGKLTQKQCEEIAAEKLPDLNTKDVKQAAEMVKGTARSMGVDIAG from the coding sequence ATGGCAAAAGAGAAGAAAATAAAAGGTTATATTAAACTGCAAATTCCCGCAGGCGCGGCTAACCCCGCACCCCCGGTTGGTCCCGCATTGGGCCAGCATGGTGTTAACATCATGGAATTCTGCAAGCAGTTTAACGCTAAAACCGCAAAAGCAGAAAAAGGGATTAAGATTCCTGTAGTCATAACAGTTTATGAAGACAGATCTTTCTCTTTCATTACAAAAACACCGCCTATGGCCACGCTTATCATTAAAAAATTAGGCATTGCCAAAGGCTCAGGAACACCCCATAAAGACAAAGTCGGCAAACTTACACAAAAACAATGTGAAGAAATCGCCGCGGAAAAACTTCCCGACCTTAACACAAAAGACGTTAAACAAGCGGCTGAAATGGTTAAAGGCACGGCAAGAAGCATGGGTGTGGATATAGCAGGTTAA
- a CDS encoding type IV pilin protein: MKKGFTLIELLVVVLIIGILAAIALPQYNKAVAKSRMAEAMVNGKAFMLALERHYLMTSESPTFESLDIELQGAVNTGANEHALDHITHNKMSYEIGNGGKFIRIVPRASAGPIAGMQLHYHRDGQIYCYSHKAGANVDFQESVCKTLGGTEFPSKDTANHSAFKLQ, encoded by the coding sequence ATGAAAAAAGGATTCACACTGATAGAGTTGTTAGTGGTTGTTTTAATAATAGGTATTTTAGCCGCTATAGCGTTGCCGCAGTATAATAAAGCGGTCGCGAAGTCGCGCATGGCGGAGGCTATGGTTAACGGCAAAGCTTTTATGCTGGCTTTAGAAAGGCATTATCTTATGACCTCGGAAAGCCCTACTTTTGAAAGTCTGGATATAGAATTACAAGGCGCGGTAAACACCGGGGCAAACGAGCATGCGCTTGATCATATAACCCATAATAAAATGTCCTATGAAATAGGTAACGGCGGTAAATTTATAAGAATTGTTCCCAGAGCTTCGGCCGGGCCTATAGCCGGCATGCAGCTTCACTATCACAGGGACGGGCAAATCTACTGTTATTCCCATAAAGCGGGCGCCAATGTTGATTTTCAGGAATCGGTATGCAAAACATTAGGAGGCACTGAATTCCCAAGTAAAGACACGGCAAACCACAGCGCTTTCAAATTGCAATAA
- a CDS encoding type IV pilin protein translates to MKKGFTLIELLVVVLIIGILAAIALPQYTKTVEKSRTAEAWVNLKAMDTALKMYRLAIADQNAAGSFEVLEIEIPGTDTTTSGVNRKNTKNFSYAFLSDHIAANRLPMSTKYSLTIHDTYGRVCIGYSEEGQKLCQSLGGIAMGACFSSTTSATCYQL, encoded by the coding sequence ATGAAAAAAGGTTTTACATTAATAGAATTATTGGTTGTCGTTTTAATTATAGGCATACTTGCGGCGATAGCTTTGCCGCAGTATACAAAAACTGTTGAAAAATCCCGCACGGCGGAAGCCTGGGTAAATTTAAAAGCTATGGATACCGCATTAAAGATGTATCGGTTAGCTATTGCGGACCAAAATGCCGCGGGATCTTTTGAAGTTTTAGAAATTGAAATACCGGGGACCGATACAACAACCAGCGGAGTTAACAGAAAAAATACAAAAAATTTCAGCTACGCTTTTTTATCCGACCATATCGCCGCTAACAGGTTGCCTATGAGCACAAAATATTCGCTTACAATACACGACACATACGGCAGGGTTTGTATAGGATATTCGGAGGAAGGCCAAAAACTTTGCCAGTCTTTGGGCGGTATAGCCATGGGGGCTTGTTTTTCCAGTACAACATCGGCTACATGTTATCAGTTATAG
- the rpmG gene encoding 50S ribosomal protein L33, whose product MASKERQTILLACTECKNKNYYYARGKKKEFKLELNKFCKACGKSTKHKEGKAN is encoded by the coding sequence ATGGCCAGCAAAGAAAGACAAACTATATTATTAGCCTGCACGGAATGCAAAAATAAAAACTATTATTATGCGCGCGGCAAAAAGAAAGAATTTAAACTTGAACTCAACAAATTTTGCAAAGCTTGCGGCAAATCAACAAAACATAAAGAAGGCAAAGCTAACTAA
- a CDS encoding type IV pilin protein has translation MKKGFTLIELLVVVLIIGILAAIALPQYNSAVAKARATEAFVNGKALNSAIQRWMLQNGAISATNRPKFEDLDIELSGVTYTTSYNARAKYWDYDTRETSITCIRSTMGTSPQSVIYEICFNANTNEIICLAELNKDNAEKLCKTLGGKERQKTGSWTYYTIAN, from the coding sequence ATGAAAAAAGGTTTTACATTAATAGAATTGTTGGTTGTAGTTTTAATAATAGGCATACTTGCCGCAATAGCTTTGCCCCAGTATAATAGCGCTGTGGCAAAAGCCCGCGCGACGGAAGCGTTTGTCAATGGTAAAGCATTAAACAGCGCCATACAAAGATGGATGCTGCAAAATGGCGCGATATCAGCAACCAACAGGCCTAAGTTTGAAGATCTTGATATAGAACTTTCAGGCGTTACATATACCACATCCTATAACGCCCGGGCAAAATATTGGGATTATGACACAAGAGAGACTTCCATAACTTGCATAAGAAGCACTATGGGCACAAGCCCGCAAAGCGTAATATATGAAATATGTTTTAATGCCAACACAAACGAAATTATTTGCCTTGCCGAACTTAATAAAGATAACGCGGAAAAATTGTGTAAAACTCTTGGCGGTAAGGAAAGGCAAAAGACCGGTTCTTGGACATATTACACAATTGCGAATTAA
- a CDS encoding acyl-CoA dehydrogenase family protein: protein MAKIDVTTRNLMLDSLRHYAKDNISFNFIREHDAKNEIPLPLLKEMYDPKILGVHLLLIPIEYGGLAGSTTDIYRVCEELARIDLGIATSVFATFLGSDPLNVGGTEAQKAKWFGKIAKEQLLVAYGATEADAGSDLVSLRTRAEHVLNPDGTLKGYKITGSKMWISNGGVADIYTVLAIAPGGPSWFIVEKNTPGFTSDAHEDKHGIRLSNTAGLSFDDVYVPVENLIGLKEGQGLLQAQAVFGYTRLMVAAFGLGAGEEATETAIHYAQQRIQAGGPLVDKQGYMLKLITPHYIRFEAARAFIDNTAKMLDDNNHGFATEGAIAKYYATEEGNNAAEHAIQALGGFGYTKEFSVEKIKRDVKITMIYEGTNEVMEMTIYRGRWQEHLKSRGQYYIDMAAQLEAAHAKNPNVGADSMALGLKALAKVLEECRLQKLTRHQFITFKLGELIANAEVAAVFVKRCAEGIVTEGSRFDIGTLQAMSRVLGRECAFDIATRGLKYVIGAGTGNAAQLSQDVNLVEIEDKMRGTIEDSDIVSAKLKEIFKK, encoded by the coding sequence ATGGCAAAAATAGACGTCACAACACGTAATTTGATGTTAGACAGCTTAAGACATTACGCCAAAGACAATATTTCGTTTAACTTTATTAGAGAACACGACGCGAAAAACGAAATTCCCCTGCCTCTTTTAAAAGAGATGTATGACCCTAAAATTTTAGGAGTTCACCTTTTACTTATTCCCATAGAATACGGCGGTTTAGCCGGCAGCACTACCGATATTTACAGAGTTTGTGAAGAACTTGCCAGAATCGATCTTGGCATAGCCACTTCCGTATTTGCCACTTTTTTAGGTTCCGACCCGCTTAACGTAGGCGGTACCGAAGCGCAAAAAGCAAAGTGGTTCGGCAAAATAGCCAAAGAACAGCTTTTGGTAGCTTACGGCGCCACTGAAGCCGATGCTGGCAGCGACCTTGTTTCTTTAAGAACTCGCGCAGAACACGTGCTTAACCCCGACGGTACTTTAAAAGGTTATAAAATTACGGGCAGCAAAATGTGGATTTCAAACGGCGGCGTGGCTGATATTTACACTGTTCTTGCTATCGCTCCCGGCGGGCCTTCCTGGTTTATTGTTGAAAAAAACACTCCCGGTTTTACCTCAGACGCTCACGAAGACAAACACGGTATAAGGCTTTCTAATACGGCAGGCTTATCTTTTGACGATGTTTACGTTCCCGTTGAAAATTTAATAGGCCTTAAAGAAGGACAGGGCTTATTGCAGGCGCAGGCTGTTTTCGGTTATACCCGTTTAATGGTTGCCGCTTTTGGTTTAGGCGCCGGTGAAGAAGCGACTGAAACCGCAATCCATTACGCTCAGCAGCGTATACAGGCGGGCGGCCCGTTGGTTGATAAACAAGGCTATATGCTTAAGCTTATCACCCCGCATTATATCAGGTTTGAGGCGGCCAGGGCTTTTATTGACAATACCGCTAAAATGCTTGATGATAATAACCACGGCTTCGCCACGGAAGGCGCCATAGCAAAATATTACGCTACCGAAGAAGGCAATAACGCCGCTGAACACGCTATACAGGCTTTAGGCGGATTTGGTTATACAAAAGAATTTTCCGTTGAAAAAATTAAACGCGACGTAAAAATTACCATGATTTATGAAGGCACAAATGAAGTCATGGAAATGACTATTTACAGAGGCCGCTGGCAGGAACATTTAAAGAGCCGCGGGCAATACTATATTGATATGGCGGCCCAGCTTGAAGCAGCCCACGCCAAAAACCCAAATGTGGGTGCTGACAGCATGGCTTTGGGGCTTAAAGCTCTTGCCAAAGTTTTGGAAGAATGCAGACTGCAAAAACTTACACGCCACCAATTTATAACATTCAAACTCGGCGAACTTATAGCTAACGCGGAAGTAGCCGCCGTTTTTGTTAAACGCTGCGCCGAAGGCATTGTTACCGAAGGCAGCCGCTTTGATATCGGCACATTGCAGGCAATGTCTCGTGTGTTGGGCAGGGAATGCGCCTTTGATATCGCCACAAGAGGTTTAAAATACGTTATTGGCGCGGGCACGGGTAATGCCGCCCAGTTAAGCCAGGACGTAAACCTTGTAGAGATAGAAGACAAAATGCGCGGCACTATTGAAGACAGCGACATTGTGTCAGCTAAATTAAAAGAAATTTTCAAAAAATAA